A genomic segment from Equus przewalskii isolate Varuska chromosome X, EquPr2, whole genome shotgun sequence encodes:
- the TEX28 gene encoding testis-specific protein TEX28, which yields MEGYFLSILKILFSSLLDFADAIEKSAFSLRVMVLKAEYTKSPSATLPSSVPSCRSLSSSEDGPSGHSSLSDGELARNLQESVKHRILYLSEQLRVEKANRDENTMGYLKLVSKADRHQAPHIRQAFEKVNQCASATIAQIERRLRQCHQQLQELEEGCRPKGLVLKAESSLDNCEQPSKEAPFLESSKSGREDCLSSNLPDIVRHFPLESRFLALQRGKSSETKRVAQQQSLLLQKMEEELKEVKKFHLSFQVSYRSLKERYLTDLQVSLESLQEERCRQASMEEQVNDHLQGHLDEIYRLKQNLACTEERMAYLSFERAKEIWEVVETFKSRISKLETLQQVTQLEMTESLRSHPQGFMLRFVSLLLTLVTILLVFVSTMCACPLPLVNSRLRTCTTLLLIGLGALAWQKWHTIPAMDWQAWVPSRWRLYSKDSKPLSDGP from the exons TTATTTTCTCAGCATATTGAAGATATTATTCAGCTCtcttctggattttgctgatgcCATTGAGAAGTCAGCTTTCAGTCTAAGAGTCATGGTTTTAAAG GCGGAATACACCAAGAGCCCAAGTGCAACCCTCCCATCCAGTGTGCCCTCATGCAGGTCTCTGTCATCCAGTGAGGATGGCCCCAGTGGCCACTCCAGCCTCTCAGATGGGGAGCTGGCCCGGAACTTACAGGAGAGTGTCAAGCACCGCATCCTCTACCTCTCAGAGCAGCTGAGAGTGGAGAAGGCCAATAGGGACGAGAACACCATGGGCTACCTCAAGCTGGTGTCCAAAGCTGACCGGCACCAAGCCCCCCACATCCGGCAGGCCTTCGAGAAGGTGAACCAGTGTGCCTCTGCCACCATTGCCCAAATCGAGCGAAGGCTTCGCCAGTGTCACCAGCagctgcaggagctggaggagggctgcAGACCCAAGGGCTTAGTGCTGAAGGCAGAAAGCAGCCTGGACAACTGCGAGCAGCCCAGCAAGGAGGCCCCATTTTTGGAGTCCTCCAAGTCGGGTAGGGAAGACTGCCTGTCCAGCAACCTGCCTGACATCGTCAGACACTTCCCTCTGGAGAGTCGCTTCCTGGCCTTGCAGCGGGGGAAATCCTCAGAGACAAAGCGTGTGGCTCAGCAGCAAAGCCTGCTGTTgcagaagatggaggaagaactgaaagaagtCAAGAAGTTCCACCTCAGCTTCCAGGTGTCCTATCGGAGCCTGAAAGAGAGGTATCTGACAGACCTGCAGGTGTCGCTGGAGTCCCTTCAGGAGGAGAGATGCAG ACAAGCGTCAATGGAAGAACAGGTGAATGACCACTTGCAGGGGCACCTGGATGAGATTTACCGCCTCAAACAGAACCTGGCCTGCACCGAAGAGAGAATGGCCTACCTCTCCTTCGAGAGAGCCAAGGAGATATGG GAGGTCGTGGAGACTTTCAAGAGCCGTATATCCAAGCTTGAAACGCTACAGCAGGTGACTCAACTGGAAATGACGGAGAGCCTCAGGAGCCATCCCCAGGGGTTCATGCTCCGATTTGTGAGCCTGCTCCTCACACTGGTCACCATCCTCTTGGTGTTCGTCTCCACCATGTGTGCCTGTCCCTTGCCGCTGGTGAATTCACGCCTGCGCACGTGCACCACGCTCCTGCTGATCGGGCTTGGGGCCCTGGCCTGGCAGAAGTGGCACACCATCCCCGCCATGGACTGGCAGGCCTGGGTCCCCTCCAGATGGAGACTGTATTCCAAGGACTCCAAGCCTCTCTCAGATGGGCCTTAA